In a genomic window of Chaetodon trifascialis isolate fChaTrf1 chromosome 8, fChaTrf1.hap1, whole genome shotgun sequence:
- the tmem9 gene encoding proton-transporting V-type ATPase complex assembly regulator TMEM9 — protein sequence MSRREGSSAFAVAAVATLLLLDVIGFAQAKNFEDVRCKCICPPYRNITGHIYNRNVSQKDCNCLHVVEPMPVPGHDVEAYCLLCECKYEERSSNTIKVTIIIYLSVVGALLLYMLFLLLVDPLIRKHDPYTQPLHNEEDSEEMRPQTDNAQARGNTVLERVEGAQQRWKKQVQEQRKTVFDRHKMLS from the exons ATGTCTCGCAGGGAAGGATCTTCGGCCTTTGCTGTAGCCGCAGTAGCGACCTTGTTACTGTTGGATGTTATTGGCTTTGCACAGGCGAAG AACTTCGAGGACGTTCGTTGCAAGTGCATCTGCCCACCGTACAGAAACATCACTGGACACATATATAACAGAAATGTCTCCCAGAAGGACTG TAACTGCCTCCATGTAGTGGAGCCCATGCCGGTGCCCGGCCATGATGTGGAGGCTTACTGTCTGTTGTGTGAGTGCAAGTACGAGGAGCGAAGTAGCAACACTATCAAG GTGACCATCATCATTTACCTGTCTGTTGTTGGTGCACTGCTGCTCTACatgctgttcctgctgctggtcGATCCTCTGATTCGGAAACATGACCCATACACCCAGCCGCTGCACAATGAGGAGGACTCTGAG gagatgCGTCCACAGACGGACAACGCCCAGGCCAGAGGAAACACGGTGCTGGAGCGCGTTGAGGGAGCACAACAGCGCTGGAAAAAGCAGGTCCAGGAACAGCGCAAGACTGTTTTTGACCGCCACAAGATGCTTAGTTAA